One Streptomyces sp. B21-105 genomic region harbors:
- a CDS encoding phosphatase PAP2 family protein → MPSRVFSRIKGSVASSSWRRPQAVLWAAAGVAALGLFVVLEFVARHYGLPGPITSQAREVIFPPKSGGLLYASMALMLVVVDWRQRFIAVGAAIGIDVGFLLVRWAAGIEVTEGHPFGNGALWVTLGCVVVALTRRTGRDRALLLKGAGLALLLMAGRKTGDTWLLITSTTRPTVLDQYVAIADHALGNPSWLVGRAVTATGAIGFNVLDFVYGQLPVAAVLVALYQLRNVAAERRFPRHHLVRTFLAIGLLGPGIYMIFPVVGPIFAYGDGSEHWAAVSLWQESHPSVQWAVADLWPTTPPPIGPPHPMPFDGVTPRNCMPSLHTAWATAIFIHTRRGPRTLRYAGAFWLVATLAATLGFGFHYGADLLAGVVFTLTIEGALRAHDRGWDRSGVRLVAYGTTVFAALLLSYRYLPLEMARHPWFYGPLLVLAMVSVIYAYLRTIEAWRPKPVLPRQAEPQEHASAVKPL, encoded by the coding sequence ATGCCATCACGGGTGTTCTCGCGAATAAAGGGCAGCGTCGCGTCCTCCTCGTGGCGCCGGCCGCAGGCCGTCCTGTGGGCGGCGGCCGGTGTGGCGGCGCTCGGACTCTTTGTCGTGCTGGAGTTCGTCGCGCGTCACTACGGTCTGCCGGGGCCGATCACCAGTCAGGCGCGTGAGGTGATATTTCCGCCGAAATCGGGCGGACTGCTGTACGCCAGCATGGCGTTGATGCTGGTGGTGGTGGACTGGCGGCAACGGTTCATCGCGGTCGGCGCCGCGATCGGCATCGACGTCGGCTTCCTGCTGGTCCGGTGGGCGGCCGGCATCGAGGTGACGGAGGGTCACCCCTTCGGCAACGGGGCGCTGTGGGTGACCCTGGGCTGCGTGGTCGTCGCGCTCACGCGCCGCACCGGCCGTGACCGCGCCCTCCTGCTGAAGGGCGCCGGGCTGGCGCTGCTGCTGATGGCCGGCCGCAAGACCGGGGACACCTGGCTGCTCATCACCTCCACCACCCGCCCGACGGTGCTCGACCAGTACGTGGCGATCGCCGATCACGCGCTGGGCAACCCGTCGTGGCTCGTGGGACGGGCCGTCACGGCCACCGGCGCGATCGGCTTCAACGTCCTGGACTTCGTCTACGGCCAACTGCCGGTGGCCGCGGTCCTCGTCGCGCTGTACCAACTCCGGAACGTGGCGGCCGAGCGCCGCTTTCCGCGCCATCATCTGGTGCGCACGTTCCTGGCGATCGGTCTCCTCGGCCCGGGCATCTACATGATCTTCCCGGTGGTCGGACCGATCTTCGCCTACGGCGACGGCAGCGAGCACTGGGCCGCGGTCAGCCTGTGGCAGGAGTCGCACCCCAGCGTGCAGTGGGCGGTGGCCGATCTGTGGCCGACGACGCCGCCGCCGATCGGCCCCCCGCACCCGATGCCGTTCGACGGGGTCACCCCGCGCAACTGCATGCCCAGCCTGCACACGGCTTGGGCCACCGCGATCTTCATCCACACCCGCAGGGGCCCGCGGACGCTGCGGTACGCCGGCGCGTTCTGGCTGGTCGCCACGCTCGCCGCGACGCTGGGGTTCGGCTTCCACTACGGCGCGGACCTCCTCGCCGGCGTGGTGTTCACGCTCACGATCGAGGGAGCCCTGCGCGCCCACGACCGAGGCTGGGACCGGTCGGGCGTCCGGCTGGTCGCGTACGGGACGACGGTCTTCGCCGCGCTCCTGCTGTCGTACCGCTACCTGCCGCTGGAGATGGCCCGGCACCCGTGGTTCTACGGACCGCTCCTCGTCCTGGCGATGGTCTCCGTCATCTACGCCTACCTGCGCACCATCGAGGCGTGGCGGCCGAAGCCGGTGCTGCCCCGCCAGGCGGAACCACAGGAGCACGCCTCCGCGGTGAAACCGCTGTGA
- a CDS encoding LysR family transcriptional regulator → MERQEIEIFLTLAEELHFGRTAERVGVSQSRVSQTIARLERRIGAKLFDRTSRQVVLTPIGEQLGDDLAPAWRGVEEAVARAMAAGRGITGSLRIGFSGAFTGHLLHSIAEGFGRRYPDVDVQIRQVQISDPYGPLRTGDVELQVTEPPLAEPDLTLGPVLVSQPRVLLMGSGHPFTRRATVSLEDLAEATLLTVAGNVPTHWLDHHFPRQTPSGRPIPHGQAMTHWEDALSLVLAGKGVTPVAAAGAHYYSRPGLVFRPFSDAPDIDYAFVWPTGHETARLRAFVQVAMERVRAVGGPARAVESLWTGGGTGV, encoded by the coding sequence ATGGAACGCCAGGAGATCGAGATTTTCCTGACTCTCGCGGAGGAACTGCACTTCGGGAGGACCGCCGAGCGGGTGGGCGTCTCGCAGAGCCGGGTCAGTCAGACCATCGCCCGGCTGGAGCGCCGGATCGGCGCCAAGCTGTTCGACCGCACCAGCCGTCAGGTCGTGCTCACGCCCATCGGGGAGCAACTCGGGGACGATCTCGCGCCGGCGTGGCGGGGCGTCGAGGAGGCGGTCGCCCGGGCCATGGCGGCCGGGCGGGGCATCACCGGCTCGCTGCGCATCGGTTTCTCCGGCGCGTTCACGGGCCATCTGCTGCACAGCATCGCCGAGGGGTTCGGACGCCGGTACCCGGATGTGGACGTGCAGATCCGGCAGGTGCAGATCTCGGACCCGTACGGTCCGCTGCGCACCGGGGACGTCGAGCTCCAGGTCACCGAACCCCCGCTGGCCGAGCCGGATCTGACGCTGGGTCCGGTGTTGGTGTCACAGCCGAGGGTGCTGCTGATGGGGTCCGGGCATCCGTTCACGCGGCGGGCGACGGTGAGCTTGGAGGACCTGGCGGAGGCGACGCTGCTGACGGTCGCCGGGAACGTGCCGACGCACTGGCTGGACCACCACTTCCCGCGGCAGACGCCGTCGGGTCGGCCCATCCCGCACGGGCAGGCCATGACGCACTGGGAGGACGCGCTCTCCCTGGTTCTCGCCGGCAAGGGCGTGACGCCGGTCGCGGCGGCCGGCGCGCACTACTACAGCCGTCCCGGCCTGGTCTTCAGGCCGTTCTCGGACGCGCCGGACATCGACTACGCCTTCGTCTGGCCCACCGGCCACGAGACGGCGCGGCTGAGGGCGTTCGTCCAGGTGGCCATGGAGCGGGTCCGCGCGGTGGGCGGCCCCGCACGGGCCGTGGAGAGCCTGTGGACGGGCGGCGGGACGGGCGTCTGA
- a CDS encoding ribosomal maturation YjgA family protein: protein MTRISETRGTAAADPLRTRLAAACAAAATVGAGLGLRAVAAGDVAKYGGDALYTVLLLTLVVALAPRVTPLTAAGGALAVSWAVEFLQLSSVPADLSRRSAVARLVLGSTFNPPDLLWYAVGAVAGWSVHTALRAARAGRAGRAGGGPGPGPG from the coding sequence GTGACCCGCATATCCGAGACCCGCGGCACCGCGGCCGCCGACCCGCTGCGGACCCGGCTGGCGGCGGCCTGCGCCGCGGCGGCGACCGTCGGCGCGGGGCTGGGGCTGCGGGCCGTGGCGGCAGGGGACGTGGCCAAGTACGGCGGGGACGCGCTGTACACCGTCCTGCTGCTCACGCTCGTCGTCGCCCTCGCGCCACGGGTGACGCCCCTGACGGCCGCCGGCGGCGCGCTGGCCGTCAGTTGGGCCGTCGAGTTCCTCCAGCTCAGCTCCGTGCCGGCGGACCTCTCCCGGCGCAGCGCCGTCGCCCGCCTGGTGCTGGGCTCCACCTTCAATCCCCCGGACCTGCTCTGGTACGCGGTCGGCGCGGTCGCGGGCTGGAGCGTCCACACGGCGCTGCGGGCCGCCCGCGCGGGTCGCGCGGGCCGCGCGGGCGGAGGCCCCGGCCCTGGCCCCGGCTGA
- a CDS encoding cold-shock protein, with product MATGTVKWFNAEKGFGFIEQDGGGADVFAHYSNISAQGFRELLEGQKVSFDIAQGQKGPTAENIVIA from the coding sequence ATGGCTACTGGCACCGTGAAGTGGTTCAACGCTGAAAAGGGCTTCGGCTTCATCGAGCAGGACGGCGGCGGCGCCGACGTCTTCGCCCACTACTCCAACATCTCTGCCCAGGGCTTCCGTGAGCTGCTCGAGGGCCAGAAGGTGTCGTTCGACATCGCCCAGGGCCAGAAGGGCCCGACGGCCGAGAACATCGTCATCGCCTGA
- a CDS encoding CBS domain-containing protein, with protein sequence MTPAQTQYRTARPAPAPTALPTGPPTALTKTMADGVDARPPRVSDDMTVEVALAVMTGARVAYLTVCDGDDQSTGMVTLAGLAAFRDSSAYTDRIRLRDVVLALCH encoded by the coding sequence TTGACGCCGGCTCAGACGCAGTACCGCACGGCACGCCCCGCCCCCGCGCCCACCGCCCTGCCCACAGGCCCGCCCACTGCCCTGACCAAGACCATGGCGGACGGCGTCGACGCGCGCCCGCCCCGGGTCAGCGACGACATGACCGTCGAGGTCGCCCTGGCCGTCATGACAGGCGCCCGTGTCGCGTACCTGACCGTGTGCGACGGCGACGACCAGAGCACGGGCATGGTCACCCTGGCCGGGCTCGCCGCCTTCCGCGACAGTTCCGCGTACACGGACCGGATCCGACTGCGGGACGTCGTCCTCGCCCTCTGCCACTGA
- a CDS encoding helix-turn-helix domain-containing protein, whose product MTTDNPLGDRLDDDDYPAYTMGRAAEMIGATPGFLRALGEARLITPLRSEGGHRRYSRYQLRIAARARELVDRGTPIEAACRIVILEDQLEEAQRINAEYHRAANGAPGGSD is encoded by the coding sequence ATGACAACGGACAACCCTCTCGGTGATCGTCTGGACGACGACGACTACCCCGCATACACGATGGGCCGGGCAGCCGAGATGATCGGAGCCACCCCGGGGTTCCTGCGAGCCCTCGGTGAGGCGCGGCTGATCACCCCGCTGCGCTCGGAGGGCGGACATCGCCGGTACTCCCGCTACCAGCTGCGGATCGCCGCCCGCGCCCGCGAACTCGTCGACCGGGGGACTCCGATCGAGGCCGCCTGCCGCATCGTCATCCTCGAGGACCAGCTCGAGGAGGCGCAGCGCATCAACGCCGAATACCACCGGGCCGCGAACGGGGCGCCCGGCGGTTCCGACTGA
- a CDS encoding MFS transporter: MAVTESSPPVHATREAAAPPEPAADGAVFGTHEWLALITLCCATFMCGLDFSIVTVALPDIGTALGFSSAGTLGWVATASLLPSASLLPLFARVADLIGRKRLFTLGVAVFTLFSLGAALANSPGMLIAARIGQGTAAAMIAPSAIALMTGYFQEGPKRARALGLNGAVMSLGFVFGALGGGVITNGFSWRWTMVALCVMGALALAGALALPAIHESGAARRMDIPGAILATLGLFGLVYGISTGGDEGWTQPAALGPIVGGLVLLVAFLLVERRHPEPLVPLSVLNRPSVKWSGLFGVITFGMCAGTTVLLSLYMQDVLGFTALQAGLSYLGEGAAATLGGMYVARLLGRFGGVRVLAAGLLVQGAGTVAMFALPQDVDLAALLVTSSVMGLGHVFSVVSFITVMTTGVTEEDQGVVGGLSQLPQYLAAIGVSGLSAIAAARTDALSSGAVPSRADILGGLHAGMVTAGAVALAGALLVGLVLRKRTTVRPAKRR; encoded by the coding sequence ATGGCCGTCACCGAATCCTCACCGCCCGTCCACGCGACGCGCGAGGCCGCCGCACCGCCCGAACCCGCCGCCGACGGCGCCGTCTTCGGCACACACGAGTGGCTGGCGCTGATCACCCTGTGCTGCGCCACCTTCATGTGCGGCCTGGACTTCTCCATCGTCACCGTCGCCCTGCCCGACATCGGCACCGCCCTCGGCTTCTCCTCCGCGGGCACCCTGGGCTGGGTGGCCACCGCCAGCCTGCTGCCGTCGGCGAGCCTGCTGCCCCTGTTCGCCCGGGTCGCCGACCTGATCGGCCGCAAGCGGCTGTTCACCCTCGGCGTCGCCGTCTTCACCCTGTTCTCCCTCGGCGCCGCCCTCGCGAACAGCCCCGGCATGCTGATCGCCGCCCGCATCGGCCAGGGCACCGCCGCCGCGATGATCGCCCCGTCCGCCATCGCCCTGATGACCGGCTACTTCCAGGAGGGCCCCAAGCGTGCCCGCGCCCTGGGCCTCAACGGCGCCGTCATGTCGCTCGGCTTCGTGTTCGGCGCGCTCGGCGGCGGTGTCATCACCAACGGCTTCAGCTGGCGCTGGACCATGGTCGCGCTGTGCGTGATGGGAGCGCTGGCGCTGGCCGGCGCGCTGGCCCTGCCGGCGATCCACGAGTCCGGCGCCGCCCGCCGGATGGACATCCCCGGCGCGATCCTGGCCACGCTCGGCCTGTTCGGTCTGGTCTACGGCATCTCCACCGGCGGTGACGAGGGCTGGACGCAGCCCGCGGCGCTCGGCCCGATCGTCGGTGGCCTGGTGCTGCTGGTCGCGTTCCTGCTGGTCGAGCGGCGCCACCCGGAGCCGCTGGTGCCGTTGTCCGTGCTGAACCGGCCGTCCGTGAAGTGGTCGGGGCTGTTCGGCGTCATCACCTTCGGCATGTGCGCCGGCACGACCGTGCTGCTGAGCCTGTACATGCAGGACGTGCTGGGCTTCACCGCCCTCCAGGCGGGTCTGAGCTACCTCGGCGAGGGCGCCGCCGCCACGCTCGGCGGTATGTACGTCGCCCGGCTGCTCGGCCGGTTCGGCGGGGTGCGGGTGCTGGCCGCGGGCCTGCTCGTCCAGGGTGCCGGCACGGTGGCGATGTTCGCCCTGCCCCAGGACGTGGACCTGGCCGCCCTGCTCGTCACGTCCTCCGTGATGGGACTCGGCCACGTCTTCAGCGTCGTCTCCTTCATCACCGTGATGACCACCGGAGTCACCGAGGAGGACCAGGGCGTCGTCGGCGGGCTGTCGCAGCTGCCGCAGTACCTGGCCGCGATCGGCGTCTCGGGTCTGAGCGCGATCGCCGCCGCCCGCACCGACGCCCTCTCGTCGGGCGCCGTCCCGTCCCGCGCCGACATCCTGGGCGGCCTGCACGCGGGCATGGTCACCGCCGGTGCCGTCGCCCTCGCCGGCGCCCTGCTCGTCGGCCTCGTACTCCGCAAGCGGACCACGGTCCGACCTGCGAAGCGCCGGTAA
- a CDS encoding DEAD/DEAH box helicase, protein MNRDRTTRTYGRSRGSAATGRSGVSRRSHGYGNRQTASAEFAPPKTVTPALPAVESFAELALPEPLLAALGQQGVSVPFPIQGATLPNSLAGRDVLGRGRTGSGKTLAFGLALLARTAGQRAEPRQPLALVLVPTRELAQQVTDALTPYARAVRLRIATVVGGMPIGRQAHALRGGAEVVVATPGRLKDLIDRGDCRLDQVAVTVLDEADQMTDMGFMPQVTALLDQVAPGGQRMLFSATLDRNVDLLVRRYLTDPVVHSVDPSAGAVTTMDHHVLHVHDADKNRTTTEIAARDGKVIMFLDTKHAVDRLTGHLLGNGVRAAALHGGKSQSQRNRTLAQFKDGHVTVLVATNVAARGIHVDNLDLVVNVDPPGDHKDYLHRGGRTARAGESGTVVTLVLPHQRRGMTRLMADAGINARVTPVRSGEAELSRITGARTPSGVPVVITAPVVERPRRSSSPSRGRRGRPGQGRPVVAAVRRRTPRRPDLDSAA, encoded by the coding sequence ATGAATCGCGACCGCACGACCCGCACATACGGCCGATCCCGAGGAAGCGCCGCCACCGGCCGTTCCGGTGTTTCGCGCCGCTCCCACGGCTATGGAAACCGGCAGACCGCGTCGGCCGAGTTCGCGCCGCCGAAGACGGTCACGCCCGCGCTGCCGGCCGTCGAGTCGTTCGCCGAACTCGCCCTGCCGGAACCGTTGCTGGCCGCACTCGGCCAGCAAGGCGTGAGCGTGCCGTTCCCGATCCAGGGCGCGACGCTGCCGAACTCGCTGGCCGGCCGGGACGTCCTGGGCCGCGGCCGCACCGGCTCCGGAAAGACCCTCGCCTTCGGCCTCGCCCTGCTCGCCCGCACCGCGGGACAGCGCGCCGAGCCGCGCCAGCCGCTGGCCCTCGTCCTCGTCCCCACCCGGGAACTGGCCCAGCAGGTCACCGACGCCCTCACCCCCTACGCCCGCGCCGTGCGCCTGCGCATCGCCACCGTCGTCGGCGGCATGCCGATCGGCCGGCAGGCGCACGCGCTGCGCGGCGGCGCCGAAGTCGTCGTCGCCACCCCGGGACGCCTCAAGGACCTCATCGACCGAGGTGACTGCCGGCTGGACCAGGTCGCCGTCACCGTCCTCGACGAAGCCGACCAGATGACCGACATGGGCTTCATGCCACAGGTCACCGCCCTGCTCGACCAGGTCGCTCCGGGCGGGCAGCGGATGCTGTTCTCGGCCACCCTGGACCGCAACGTGGACCTGCTGGTGCGCCGCTACCTGACCGACCCCGTCGTCCACTCCGTGGACCCGTCGGCCGGTGCGGTGACCACGATGGATCACCACGTCCTGCACGTCCACGACGCGGACAAGAACCGGACGACGACCGAGATCGCGGCGCGGGACGGCAAAGTGATCATGTTCCTGGACACCAAGCACGCGGTGGACCGGCTGACCGGCCACCTGCTCGGAAACGGGGTCCGCGCGGCCGCCCTGCACGGCGGCAAGTCCCAGTCGCAGCGCAACCGCACCCTGGCCCAGTTCAAGGACGGTCACGTCACGGTCCTGGTCGCCACCAACGTCGCCGCCCGCGGCATCCACGTCGACAACCTCGACCTCGTCGTCAACGTCGACCCGCCCGGCGACCACAAGGACTACCTGCACCGCGGCGGCCGCACCGCCCGCGCCGGCGAGTCCGGCACCGTCGTCACCCTCGTCCTGCCCCACCAGCGCCGCGGCATGACCCGGCTGATGGCCGACGCCGGCATCAACGCGCGCGTCACCCCGGTCCGGTCGGGCGAGGCGGAGCTGAGCCGTATCACCGGAGCCCGGACCCCGTCCGGCGTCCCGGTCGTCATCACCGCGCCGGTGGTGGAACGTCCCCGCCGCTCGTCGTCGCCGTCCCGGGGCCGCCGGGGCCGCCCCGGCCAGGGGCGGCCGGTCGTCGCGGCGGTACGCCGCCGGACGCCGCGGCGGCCCGACCTCGACTCGGCCGCCTGA
- a CDS encoding lipid II:glycine glycyltransferase FemX, which produces MSALLVPPSRVCQARDRGVSLRPVTAGTYRAFLASPDGAALGAGFLQCPSWADVKEGWRAQLLGWGPDPEAGALTGVALVLLRQFPGTRKYFAYLPEGPVADWNDPDVDSWLGLLLEHLRRAGAFAVRIGPSPAYRRWDAARLKPLTGPGRRLGDVLASEVDPLGAAVAERLRARGWRRCGDDGTGEDGDAQPRHVFQVPLAGRTPQDLWSGLNQEWRRNVRRAQREGVEVVVGSAADLPEFHRLLGITERRDGFRLGRSLAYYERQYAALNAEEPGRMRLYLARHRGEVLAAHTLITVGRRAWYQTGASADHRREVRPSNALQWRMLLDAHALGADVYDMRGVPSTLDPDERAYGLLRWKLGTGGQVVETLGEWERPMTGSANHALHRAFQAYLNRR; this is translated from the coding sequence GTGTCAGCGCTGCTCGTGCCGCCCAGCCGTGTGTGCCAAGCCCGGGACCGGGGCGTGTCGTTGCGCCCCGTCACCGCCGGGACCTACCGCGCCTTCCTCGCGTCCCCCGACGGCGCGGCCCTCGGCGCCGGCTTCCTCCAGTGCCCGTCCTGGGCCGACGTCAAGGAGGGCTGGCGTGCCCAACTCCTCGGCTGGGGACCGGATCCCGAGGCGGGCGCGCTGACCGGGGTCGCTCTGGTGCTGCTGCGGCAGTTCCCCGGCACCCGCAAGTACTTCGCGTACCTTCCCGAAGGCCCTGTCGCCGACTGGAACGACCCCGACGTCGACAGCTGGCTCGGCCTGCTCCTCGAACACCTGCGCCGCGCGGGCGCGTTCGCCGTGCGCATCGGCCCGTCGCCCGCCTACCGGCGCTGGGACGCCGCCCGGCTCAAGCCGCTCACCGGTCCGGGCCGGCGCCTGGGCGACGTCCTCGCCAGCGAGGTCGACCCGCTCGGCGCCGCCGTCGCCGAACGGCTGCGGGCCCGGGGCTGGCGCCGCTGCGGCGACGACGGGACCGGCGAGGACGGCGACGCCCAGCCCCGCCACGTCTTCCAGGTGCCGCTCGCCGGACGCACCCCGCAGGACCTGTGGTCCGGGCTCAACCAGGAGTGGCGGCGCAATGTGCGCCGGGCCCAAAGGGAGGGCGTGGAGGTGGTGGTCGGCAGCGCGGCGGACCTCCCCGAGTTCCACCGGCTGCTCGGGATCACCGAGCGGCGCGACGGCTTCCGGCTGGGCCGCTCGCTCGCCTACTACGAGCGTCAGTACGCGGCCCTCAACGCCGAGGAACCGGGCCGGATGCGGCTCTACCTCGCCCGTCACCGGGGTGAGGTCCTGGCCGCCCACACGCTGATCACGGTCGGCCGACGGGCCTGGTACCAGACCGGCGCCTCCGCCGACCACCGCCGCGAGGTCCGGCCCTCCAACGCCCTGCAGTGGCGCATGCTGCTGGACGCCCACGCTCTCGGCGCCGATGTCTACGACATGCGCGGGGTACCCTCCACTCTCGATCCCGACGAACGTGCGTACGGACTGCTGCGCTGGAAGCTCGGCACCGGGGGACAGGTCGTCGAGACCCTGGGGGAATGGGAGAGACCGATGACCGGCAGCGCCAACCATGCGCTCCACCGCGCCTTCCAGGCGTACCTGAACCGCCGATGA
- a CDS encoding L,D-transpeptidase, translating to MPRIRVFAHARVRAAAVAAVVAALLTPLAACSSNAGPSGSDAKGPSGSADGPDRPVTVTVTPAGGKAPAGRPVTVTASGGRLTSVTVTDAEGHRLAGKVAADGRSWVSDRKAVPGAAYTVTAATRTDGGGTAGSTKAAFTTAAADQVNKVDWRPGGSATVGVAQPISLVFDRPVKNRAEVEKQLKITTSNGTTGSWGWLRDWSGRDRVDWRPEAYWKPGTKVTLNAELNGTDSGPDGGWFVRDYTTGFTVGARQIVKVDLDSHQLTLERNGETVRRIPVSGGTPGGDKRSWRGTAVLMAKEGTINMNSETVGLGNAYDKMVDYSMRLTWSGMYAHAAPWNARFFGSANHSSGCIGMSDANAAWLYGQVRPGDPFEITGKDTKGVVAPGNGFGTWNLSWAEWQQKSALR from the coding sequence TTGCCCCGCATACGCGTATTCGCCCATGCCCGCGTCCGGGCCGCCGCCGTGGCCGCCGTCGTGGCCGCCCTGCTGACGCCGCTCGCCGCCTGTTCGTCGAACGCCGGCCCGAGCGGCTCCGACGCCAAGGGACCGTCGGGCTCCGCCGACGGCCCCGACCGCCCGGTCACGGTCACCGTCACACCGGCGGGAGGGAAGGCGCCGGCGGGCCGGCCCGTGACGGTCACGGCCTCCGGCGGCCGGCTCACCTCGGTGACCGTCACCGACGCCGAGGGCCACCGGCTCGCCGGCAAGGTCGCCGCCGACGGCCGCTCATGGGTATCCGACCGCAAGGCCGTGCCCGGCGCGGCGTACACGGTGACGGCGGCGACCCGGACCGACGGCGGCGGCACCGCCGGGAGCACGAAGGCCGCCTTCACCACGGCCGCGGCGGACCAGGTCAACAAGGTCGACTGGCGACCGGGCGGCAGTGCAACCGTCGGCGTCGCCCAGCCGATCTCCCTGGTCTTCGACCGTCCCGTCAAGAACCGCGCCGAGGTCGAGAAGCAGCTGAAGATCACCACCTCGAACGGCACCACGGGGTCCTGGGGATGGCTGCGCGACTGGTCGGGCCGGGACAGGGTGGACTGGCGGCCCGAGGCGTACTGGAAGCCCGGCACCAAGGTCACGCTGAACGCCGAGCTGAACGGCACCGACTCGGGCCCGGACGGCGGCTGGTTCGTGCGCGACTACACGACCGGTTTCACCGTCGGCGCCCGGCAGATCGTCAAGGTCGACCTCGACAGCCACCAGCTCACCCTCGAGCGGAACGGCGAGACGGTGCGGCGCATACCGGTCTCCGGCGGCACGCCCGGCGGTGACAAGCGTTCCTGGCGCGGCACCGCCGTGCTCATGGCCAAGGAGGGCACGATCAACATGAACTCCGAGACGGTGGGCCTGGGCAACGCCTACGACAAGATGGTCGACTACTCGATGCGGCTGACCTGGTCGGGCATGTACGCGCACGCCGCGCCGTGGAACGCCCGCTTCTTCGGCTCCGCCAACCACAGTTCGGGGTGCATAGGGATGAGCGACGCGAACGCGGCCTGGCTGTACGGGCAGGTGCGGCCGGGCGACCCGTTCGAGATCACCGGCAAGGACACCAAGGGCGTGGTGGCGCCCGGGAACGGCTTCGGCACATGGAACCTGTCGTGGGCCGAATGGCAGCAGAAGAGCGCCCTGCGCTGA